CTCACCTTTTTTTAATTTTTCGTATAAATCTTCAAATGCTTCTGATATGTACCTTAAAAATATAAGTCCTAAAACAACATGTTTATACTCTGCAGCATCAATATTTTTTCTTAGCTTATCAGCAGCTTTCCAAAGCCCTTGCTCAAAAGATTCTAAATTTTCTTTTTTCTTTGCCATATCTTGTTTCTCTCTAAACTTTTTTGAAAAATATTATAATACTTAACATGAAAGATATTAACACTAAATTTATTGATTTGGCTATAAAAGAGGCTGAAAAAGCATTAAAAAAAGGTGATGTTCCGGTAGGAGCTGTTTTAGTGAAAGATAATGAGATTGTATCAAAAGGGCACAATCTTAGAATTTCTAAAAAAAATGCTTTATACCATGCAGAAATTGTCGCTATAGAAAGAGCATGTAAAAAACTTAAAAGCTGGAGATTAGATGATACTATTTTATACACAACTTTAGAGCCATGTCTTATGTGTGCTGGTGCAATTATGCAAGCTCGAATAAAAAAA
Above is a genomic segment from Sulfurihydrogenibium subterraneum DSM 15120 containing:
- a CDS encoding nucleoside deaminase, whose amino-acid sequence is MKDINTKFIDLAIKEAEKALKKGDVPVGAVLVKDNEIVSKGHNLRISKKNALYHAEIVAIERACKKLKSWRLDDTILYTTLEPCLMCAGAIMQARIKKVVFLAKDEKGGAVLSKYTVFDDKKLPFKLEYSYIPDERAEKLLKDFFKVLREVKRHDKV